The segment cgctgaagctgctgctgcactgcacagAGGGTTTGTGAGCATCGCCGTGTGTCAGCGCTTCCACCTCTGGgtcacagcactgcactggggctggggagaaggTGGCAGCACCATGTAGTCTAACAGGCCATCCCAGCTCAGTGGGGAAGCGTCGGAGGCTCAGAACCAGCAGCAAGTGAGCAGCCAGTCCAGGTGCTCCAGGTTGTCCAGATTCTCTCCCCAGCCTCTTACCTACTGGGAACTATGGGCGTCTCTCCTGACACCAGTCCATATCATACCAAACTCATGTGACTATCCTGATCATCCCAGGTGCTGCTTCCCAAATTTGAGACTAGGACCCAGTGCCCCACTGCTAAGTGAAGGGAGGGagtgagggagggagggatgtcCACTCCAGTGCAAAACAGAGCTGATGCACATGGAAGAGCAGAGTTGGGCAGGAAGGGGAACTTGGTACCAAGATGTCTCTCCATGAGATGAAGACGTACATGGACTCTGAGGAGAGAAAGGACTTCCTGCTGGAGTCTGGATTCCTCTTGATGTCTGCATCTGAATCACAAACAGAGAAGGTGGAGCAGATGGGGCAGGGCAGGTGGATAAACTAATATCAAACCAAAGCGTTACAATAAAACTCATCAAACTGTTCAAAAGCACGTGAACTACAGCATCAGCTTCTACCAAGTGGCACTGAGCAGCAAGGAGAGGTGCAGTCTAATCAGTTACCTGTCAGAGTTACAATGGAAGGACACGGTGGGATGCTGTGAGAACAGTGAGCCTGGGGTTTGGGGGAGACAAGTGGATCCTGGTACAGGTCATACACCAAGTCCTAGCAGTGGCATGGCCTGAAACAGTATGCACACAGGAGCTAGGAGGGCAGGACAGCAAGGTTAGCAAGAAGGTTTAGTGGCTCTTTACACACAGTACAGGTGCTACAAGGGATTAGTGACGGGACGCACAGCTCTTCTATTTGACTGCAACCTGTAAAACCAGACGGTGGCCATGCCACAGCTTGTCAGCGActgcacagctggggctggcagcctaAGCCCAGCACTCCAGAGACACGTCAGCATCCATGCAGAGAGTAGGCCAGCAGCCACAGGGGCCAGCCCTCTGCAGAGGCAATAGACCCATCTCCCACGAAGGGACGGGTCCAAGACAAGGTGCAGGAGACTGGGGTGCTGCTCCCTCCATCATCTCCCCaacagccctgggctgccccacATCCCTCCTTGGTGCCAGCCTCAGGTACTGGACAGTATCCATGGTACCTCCATCACTCATCTTTCTTTCACTCTGGCAGGTTAAGCCAGTAGTTCATCTCAGCGGTGGAAGGACCCTGGAATGGGAGACTCTTCCAGCAGTACGAGGCAGGCAGAAATCCTACTTCACTGCTGACAGACTCccagaaaagggaaggagagtgTGCAAGGGGAAAGTACTACAGGTCAAGACACAAGAGAGGCCAACCTTCAGCCCAACAGGTCTCCTGTTTTGTACCTCTGGGGAGCTCTAGGAACAGGGTCTGCAGTGACCACTCTACCCCCAAACACGGGCTTGCAGCTCCCTCTGACCCACTGGTCCAGCGCCTGGCTAGGAGATGCACAGTTCAGGATCCCTGCTCCTCCACTCCAAGCAGGTCAGCTGCATGGACCCACACAGAGCCCACCCGATCCCAGCCAGGTACCAACTACATGCTGAAGCCAAGGGAATCACAGCCCGGCTGAGCAAACAGTGCTGCCCCGTGAGACATCAGCTCCCCTAGGAAGAACAGGACTGTCCTGGCAGCAAGGGGAGCAAGTCCCAATCCTGCCTGACAATTTACAAACTCACACTTTGGAGTTCAGGATGGATGCTTGAGCCTCCTTGTTTGACATCCACTGGTAAAACAGGCAGAGTAAAGCAGCCTTATGCTAAGAAACCCACATATCTACATCATGCAAATGGACTTCTAGCTGCAGAAAACAGGGAATTTAGGCAAACATAGCCTCCTGACCACACAGGGCACTGGCCAGACACACCTGCCACGCTCTGGTGCCTTTGGCTTTGTGCAGGAAGGTGCCGCATGGTCCTAGACTACAGTGAACATGAGCGAACAGTGGGGCACAAGCAGCACAGGTGGGCCAAGTGTTATAAGGAGGTAGAGCTGGCATGCTCAGGCAGTGGCATCGTCTCCAGGATGGCAGAGGGAGCCACATTTGACCATAGGCTCCTGCAGAGGGTAGCACTGGGATCCTGCCACTGCTTGCTTCCCAACCTTAACTGCAGGCACTCCCCAAAAGCCTTGTTAGCTGCCCAAAACGCCTCTGCTGCCAATGCTATCACCGCTGGGATAGTCCCCAGGAGGCTCGTGAACAGCCCCCAAACCCAGGGACATCACCTCAGTCCCTGTATGCCAGCTTCAGGCCAGGATGAACCCCCCGGGACGTAAACACAGGACACAGCCGCGCTGGCCGGGAAGCTCTGAGCACCAGCGTTTTGGCAGGAGCAACACGTTGGCACTGAACACCTGACAGGAGAGATCAGCCACAGCCATGTAGGCTGTTCCCTTGCTAAAGCAAACAGGGAGCACGTGAGAGTTATTTAAATGCAGCCAGCAAACCAGAAGGATTATCTAGTAGTACtgtaaacaataaaaaacctAAGTAAGACCTGGCTCCACGTGATCCCCGTCCCCAGGGCCTCCAGCGTGAACAAACTGCCTGTGCCCTGTCTGCTCTCACTACTTCTCCCTCCAGGACTTCCTTCTGGAAGCATTCTTCTCCAAGTCAAGTCTGAGCAGCACGGAAAGGGTTGGCTGTGGTTCAAATCAGGGCTATGGCATGCCAGCTCCACCAAGCCAAGCCGGGTAACGCTCCCCAAGGCACCTGGGATGGAGACCTGGTCCCACACTGTAGGGGACTGTGCTTATCCAGCCCAGGCTCAGCCTCCAGCAGCTACACAGCCACAAAGCTGTGCCATCGCCCTGCCGAGCCCTGCTCTAGGCAAGACAGTTCTTCACCACAGCAAGCACGTTTGAAACGTCCGAAATACTGCATGGCAAAACACCCCAGGGGATGGAGCCCATGGCAgagctcctctgcctcctccctgctccatccTGCCGTGCCATCCTGCCCCGGCTCTCCTTGCTGACATCTGGATGATGCTGTTCACGGTTCCCACGTCAGGCAGATTTCTGAGAAGTgtgcacgtgcacacacacacacaccttgcacacacacgcacgcgtGCCACAGGGGAGCACTGCGGGGTACTACCTGAGAACAAGGAAGCCATTGACACTGAGAGGCCGTTCTTGGACATTTGAATCAGGTTAGATCCATCGTTACCATCTGTATAACACGGTGATGACAAAACAGTTGACTTCAGTGCCTTGGCCAGGCCAAAGAGAAAGGGCATAATACAAGAGCAGCACTCGCATGAGAGAAGTCCAGAACTGAATTCACACGCCCCTCTGTGGGCTTCAAAGCTGAGCCCAAAATCTAGCCCTCAGGACTGAAAGGAGCACTTTGCTATCAACAGTCAAGAGGCAAGAAGTTTATAGCTGGAGATGGGACTGCTccatcttctttttaaagtcagtGAGATGGAGGTACTGCTGAGAAGTCATCCACCTTGGAGGATGAACAAGGCTCTGAAGGAAAGGGACACCCAGGGACCCAGACAGGTCTCCCGTGGGTGGCAAGCTTAGCCACCCAAGAGGTAAGTGGTCAGAGCTATGGCTCCTTCTGCCTGGGGAGGAGGACAGCAGGATGGCAGCTCTCCCACCTCCCTCTAGCTGTGACAGCCGCTACGCGGGCCAGGCAATGACATGGAAACCACCTACCAGCCGGAGGCACTGAATGCTAGAGGGTTACAAAGGATTTTGAAGGAAAGTCATGCCAGCACATGAGGGAAACTGGTTGCTCTGCTCATGCTCAGAATTCAGCCATATGTTTGGGAAAAGCCATCCTGAAGGCCAGAGGGACATGCTCTTCTTCAGTGGGACTGACCTCAACACAACCACACCGAGAAGTCTGTCTCTATGCAAGAAGCCACCACAGTCATCCCCTCCTACCTCGGATCTCGTACTCTTCCACATCCTCCGTGGAGCCGGAGTCAGAGAGCCGCATGGAGCCGTGGGAGCTGAACTGGGACCCGCTGTCTGTTGCCATGAGACCTGGGAGAAACACCAACACAGCCAGGCCATCAATGAAAGTGGTCTGAAGGGTCACTGAGAGCTAAGGCAGAAGTTGATAGACAGGTatggccagggcagggagggatggagatCAAGAATGGAAGACACTGTGGgttcaaaatgaaattacctTCCATAACTCAGTGCCAACAGCACACAAATGTTATCATGTACAGTATCAGACCCATTATGGGCTCCAATAGCAGCAGAGCTTCACAAATCTCTGCAGCACCTTGGTAGCGGTATGATTGTTTCCCATGAACGGGCAGGAAGGCAGGGTGCTATAAGGACAGGCAACAGACGGAAAACCCACTAGCTGGTGAGCCCAAAACATCACCCACTGTCTGAGCCCATCTCCTGGCAGGTAGGAAACAGGTGTCTCGTGCGGATCTGCTGACGCCGAATGCGAATCTTTTGTTTAAGCTCCTGGATCTCCTTGTCgctgtcttcctcctcctcctccagctgccggCTCATCATGTTGCATTTCATCAGCTCAATGGCAGCGATCAGGGACTCTGAGATGCTGAAGTGCGCATTCTCCTGCAAGACAAAAGCATAAGCATTCAAGGCTGTACACAGAGAAACTAGGAAGGACTTGGTAAAATCTTGTTCCCCACCTGTGACAGCAAAGAGCTTATTACTCATGGAGGGCAGCAGAAATACCTTAAGCCCTGTTGATACCACAAAACCTGACTCTTCTACGAGGACCTAAAAACTAAAGCTTCCTTGGGCACCAGAATACTCACAAAACACAAGGGGCAACCTACAAAGGGGACGTGCAACACGTCCACTCTGGGGAGTCAGCACGTGTCCCTGAGGAGCTCTAACACGTTGCAGATCTGCTGTGCACATGCTGGATGGGCAGATATCAGCTGCCAAACACCAGAGGAACTCAGCCCTGGAGTTCTGTGCACAGCTCTGTAGGAGAAAATACTATCGGATTATGCTCCCCATGGCGGGAAATATCGCTGAACCTGCAGTAAAATATGTTCTCTAATgcacacaggctgctgctgcctccctcacCTTCTCCAGGTCTGCACAGCTGCCAAAGTCCTGCTCAGAGAGGTAGCTGATGAGGGACTGCCCTTCTGAGGGTCTTCTGAACATCCCTTCCCCAGAGCTCAGGTACTGTCCAGAGTctagaaaagcaagagagaaatgTATGAGGGAGGGACCTGCTGCTATCCCCATGCTAACCAGCCCTGCCAGTGCCCAACCAGCATCCCTCAAGTAGGTGCCAGAAGCTGAGGCACCACAGCCGATGGAGGAGCCTGACCAGAAGCGAGTATCCCTGCTGAGGCTGGCTGTACTCACCGTACTCTATGTAAAGGGAGCTGCGTGTGCTCAGTTCACTGCTCTGGGTGGAAGCAGAGACTGGCCCTCTCCCTCCACCTGGATCGTCATGGGACTCTGGAAGGAAACACAACACCATTTGTGTGTCAGTAACCAACCAGTATCCTGGAGGCACCCAGCCATTGCACACAGTGAAATGAAAGGGGCTCAGCATCACATGGGCAGCACAAATGGATGGGAAACACAGGGACATCTTCCTGCTCCATGCCATGGCTGAGGGCAAGCCCAGGAGGGGACAAAACTAGAAAGGCAttgcagaggaggagaaggggaaagaaggagagaagCTCGTGAGAGCCACAGAGCAGTCAAGTCCCAGGCCTTCCTCTCTTTACCCCTAGCAGAGCTGGGGGACAAACAGGCTCCAGCAAGCACTTCTGCCAGCCCCATCTTCCTGCTGGAGCATCTCAGAGGGAAGAGCTATCTCCCAGGCCAGACAGTTAGGAGACAAGGGGAAACCTGAGCAGCTGAGGGATCTGCGGGGCTCCCAGCCCTGAAAAGCAGCCTGGACAACAGCAGAAGGAGGCATGTGAAGGACATGCCCTTGCTCAACTAGAAGCCAGGACTCCCCACACACAACCCtggagcctgggctgcagtgctCAAGGTGACCtacacagctgtgggcaggaCTCTGCCCCACGAACACGCTGTGGTGCAACTCCCTGCCAGGCTGAGCCGGCAGGAACTGCCAGGAGCTGGCCTGACCAGAGAGCAACAAGGGATGGTGCCCTCCAGAGAGCCATGGCCCCAGGGAGCACCTggacagagcagctgggtgaCGGAGGACTGCtgaaggagacagaaaacacCCTGACTGGAGCGGAACAGGAACATGTGTGTGGATGTGGTGCAGACATTGGCTGACATCCCAACCACAACAGGGCAACCCTCTCCTctcagcctcctgctcctcttTGCTACCAGCTTTGTGCCCTAACCCTGAGGTAGCTGGAGGCTCTTGAGCTCACCAGAACCAGCACCCCCCTGCCAAGACCATGAAGCAGCAGCCATCAGGATGGGGTTTGGGACCAACCCACCCCACAGGCTGGTTGACAGACCCATCGGGGTGGGAGGCTCTCGCAGCTGGTTGCTGCAGCCTGACAGGGTATCCTGCAGCCACCTCAACCCTGCTGAAAACCAGCATGGAAACCACCTTGTGATCACTGGCCTGGGGGATGCCACATACAAGAGAGCCTACTGCTGAAGGGCAAAGCGAGGCAGTGCTTGGCATcctctgctggagcaggacaCAGGGTTAGAGACGTATGTCTGAATGCCCACCTCCAGGAAGGAGCCTTCCCAGTCACAGAGCCCTCAGCATCCAGATGTGACCTCAACAaacccagtgctgctgctcaacagatgcaaaagaaaacagcccaTGGTTTTGAGCTGCTGACTTTCTGCATGTGAGACAAAGGGatggcagcaccccagcacctctgctcaGGGGGACACCTGCCCCAAGCCCAAAAGAGTACCTGGAAGCCCTGGCTGTGGGTGCAAGCACAGCTGGCTGGGACATGGCTGAACTCAGCCAACATCAAACCTCCCCATGCCACGGATCCActaaatcaaaggaaaaataagatgtTCAAGCCCATGCCTACTTAGCAGCCAGCCCTTGTTCACTAGGTGGGAGGAAACCTCTCCTGGCTCCCAAGGCAGTGGGGTGCAGGGAatggcaggggacacagctcAGGGACTTGGTGGCCAGCACTCCCTAATGCCATGCAGGGAAGCTGGGTGCCCTTCTGGGTGTGGTCCACTGCTCCAAAAAAACAAGCTGGGATCTTCAGTCAGGTCGCATGCAAAAACCTGACCATGCTTCAAAGCACCAGCTGGGACACagggaagaattatttttttgttgttgttttctaaaTGGACACTAATGGATTGATGGAAATCCTAAACTTGATGCAATGACCACTAATGAAGGGCTGTTACACTGGCTCCCAAACCTGCCACTGGATCTTCTATTATAATGGTGATATCCCTGAGGCCTCCTGGGcagacagaggaggaggagggcagcgttaagggagagaaaacagagagaCTGGTTACTACTCAGCAAGGACTTCCACTCCTCCCATGAAGGCAGCACTGGTGGAGCAGACTCCCACAAACTGATTGTCCCCTCACATCCTGCTCCCCCACCCATGCATTCATCCACTCAAGGGCACAGGAGGACCCAGCAGGTTACCAGTAAGATGACATCCTACCCACAGGATGAGCCCAAGCccgagccccagccccagcccagtgCCCTACCACAGCCCCACACCCCAGCTAGGCAAGGCCAGTGGGGAAGCTGGACAGCTGATGTTACAGCATTGCTGCCATTTTCTAAGTTTTTGGTAAAAGCTGCCAATACCAGTAACAGACTGGTCTAGGGCATTCTGGGAAGCAAGATGTCAGCCCATCATTCCGGCGTGGAGCAGGAAAGCTAAGGACAAAGACCAAATGTTGCAACCACTTGCCCGCTGTTCCCCTCGTCAACCTGATCCACGGAGTCAAAAGGGTGGCCAGTATCAGCCTGCTGGTACCAGGGGCTCCCACACCCCAAACCCGTCCCAGAAAAGCTGCCCCATTACCATGCAACTTTGCTGAAGCCACGTTGGTGTCGGAGTGCGAGCGCACATGGCTCTTCTTGAGGATGCCCTGCGGAGCTGATGACTGTCCCTCTGAGAAGCTGGACCGGCGAAACAGGCTCAGGCCCCTGCTTCCACCTCCACttgccccctgctcccccagggaTGAGACCGAGTCCAGcttctgggagctgctggaggagaagagTTTGGAGCTACTGCTCTTGGTGCTGTTGGTGCTGGTGTTGCTGCACGCTCGGCCCCGGCGCCCCAAGTTCCCGATGGCCAGGTACTCCGGCCCATCGTTAACATCGCTCTGCGGATCATCCTGACTCCCTGTCCAAGTGTCCTCGCTCTGGCTGGTGGTGCTGGAGCTCATCTCGCTGGCTGGAGAGAAGGGGTCTTTGGGTGAGGGGATGTGGAAGGGGGtgacagagccaggctgctccAGAGGGGACCTGCCCTCGCTGAAGGAGGAGGACCGGGTGGACGGGCAGCgctcctggggctggctgaTGCTGGAGCTGACAGAAGAACTCACTGGTCTCCTGTCTGgacagaggcaggagcaggacGTCACACACCCTGGCACAAGCAGACTACCCTATGGCAACAGGCTTGCGGCTTCACACCAGCATGCCCACCCACAAAGGGGAAAGGCCAGGGATCTCCCTCCCACCACAGGCAGAGATCTCACACCCATCCACCACAAAGAatccaagaacagaaaaaaaagcaaagtattttctgaGTCTATCCTGAGCTTCCCAGCCCACCCTCGTTACCTGGGAGGCCAGAGGAGGCTGGGTGGTGGAGGCTGGAGAAGGAcccaaagcagcactgctgtgtgcAGCCTGCAGCGGGGACATACGGGGGCGCGGGGAGGGCAGTCAGGCTCTGACTCTTGGTCACTGGAGGCGGACAGTCACTCTTCCTGGTAAGCTGAAGAGAGGTGGCATCATTAATAAATCAGCATTTACAGGGCTACACGTCAAAGGAGCAGCAATGGAAAGGAATCGACCCGCGAATGCCTGATCACCAGCAGCAAGgatgcagcagccctgggggcaggaggaCGGGGAGGGAAAAACGGGGCAGCACAGAAGGGAAGCAGCTCTTGGTTCACAGCTACACAGCAGGCTCCCATCGGGAAATTACCAGGCTCTCACTGAAACGATCCAGGCAGCCCAGCGCCCCAGGCAGATGGCTCTCATGTCCTTCAGCGTCATGGTCACACATCTCTCTTGTCccagcagaaggacctgacatGCACAGGGATGGCAGTGACGTGCCGGCCAGCTGAAAGAACACAGCCCCCATTTAACGAAGGCTTAGTCATTGCTCTCCTCTGGAGAGCTCTGTGcaaagaaagcagctgctgttctccTCGGGGGAGGGcgcagctggtgcagggctgcacTGGGGGTCACTGGCATCACCAGCAGGAGTGGGCACCCAggtgtcctgggctgctgccCATCCCCTCAGATGTGGCTGACCCTCACAatcaggcagctctgcctgctggcccTGAATCCTGGGATTGCTGGAGAGGGCTTCAGAGGTGCCTCTTACAAGGAACTGACCCTCAGGTCCTCATACTCAAATCCTTGAAGCCAACCAGAACCAAGGTGCCCCACTAAATGGCCCACAGAGCCATCTCGCACACCCCGACCCCTGCCAGGCTtacacaggcagcacagggaccAGCTCACCACTCTCCTCCCACCTTGGAGCTCTTTTGCTACTTCCAAGTTCAATCCCTTATCCGGGGGCTCCATGTGCCCTGGATGAGAGCTTGCatgagcagccacagccagctggCATCTGCGGAGAATCAGATGTAAAAGCCAGGACCTCAACTCACCATGGAGGTGTCGATCTGAGCCAGGAGCCTGGGGTTGTTCTGCTCGACAGcctccaggcactgcagcatGGCCGTGACGTGGGCGTCACTGAGCAGGAAGGCAGTGTCTGGGGAGAGAAAACTGCTGCTTGGGGGAGTCCCTCTCACCCATGTGGTCTGACAGCACCAGCTGCTCACATGCAAACCACCTTTTCTGCTGTCCCCCCTCATTCCCATGTGGCTTGGAAACGCCACCAGTTAGATATTCTCCTAATAAGAAGGAAAAGGCCCATTTCTCTTTACCTGCGTAGAATTTTCTGATGTACTGCCGGTTCCCCAGGAGCGGTCTCAGCTGTGCGGACAGGCAGTGGcactgcaggctgtgctgtAGCCACAGCTGTGCGATGGCCTGATCCCCTGGGCCCTCTGGGTCAGGCTGGCCACTCTCCTGCAGGCTGATGAACTGGAAAGGGATACCAGGCACAGGTTAAGGCATGCACAGGCAAGCAGGGGAGCAGGCTTTGTTCCACCACACAGCTTTTGCCCCCCTCGTaacagcagcttccagcactgGTCACCACCAGCGGGAAGGAGGACaaatcccagcagctccccagccaccAAGAAGGCAAAAGCACTGGGCAGGAACAATGCTTCAAAGGTCAGCCAGTGACCAAAGTCCTCCAACCACCACCAGCACTATGAATTTCTCTTGCACGCTCTCCCACCCATGGGCATCGCCCCTCACCCGCAGGGACCCCATGCTCCCAAATCCAACCCAGCCCCGGTGTGATGGTCACGTTCTTGCTGACACATTAAATGGGAAATGTTACAGCAatgcctgagctgctgcagcttgaaGAGCTGAACTGGAGTCACACCCCATGTCCCCGCAGCAGCAGGCTGGACACAAGGACCACCAGTGGTCAGCCCCTTGCACTCATCCATGACAGGGACCATGAATGTCATCACGGGGCAGCCAAAGACCAGGAGCATCCCTGTACACCAGCAGTCAGCACAAGCCAGCAATGGGAGAACCAAACGCATGGTGAAGACACAACCCAGAAGACACGGTCCAGACCTTTAGAGGTTTGCACAGACACATGAATCACCCCTGCATACACACaagtgctgcctgtgccagttCCCTTGGTGATGCCTGCTGCACCCGGCCAAGCCGAACTGGAGACTGACCTGGGAGAAATAAGCAGCCAATTGTCTCAACCCAAACCACACCAAGCTCCTGGGACATGGCTTGTACACAAACACACGACTGCTTCAGCCGTGGAGCCGCTTTACCCACAGCAAGCCAACAGCCACTGCGCTACTATCCCACTGGTGAAGTTCACAGCCCAGCTGtcctctcccctccccgccgggcaTGCAGGGCCACCCCACCAGAACCCACCTTCTCCAGGTgatgagcagagctgggactCAGCCAGCGAATGTCCTTCACAAACTGCCAGTAATCCTTCTGTCTGCAGCACACCTGCCCAGGACAAGCGCAGTTAGATACCACCACTAAAGTCTCAGTTAAATGACAACATCCCCCATCAGCCCCTTGCTGCCATGAGGACAGCCGCTAAACACAGCAAGATGGGCCAGAAAACAGGCATCAAAGAGCAGCACTGCTTTACAGAGGAGAAACACAGCAAGTATCTAACACAATTTTGTAGGTCGAGGGACCAAGACAAAAAACACTGGCATGACATAGGTAAGTGGCCTCCTGCCCCTCCCACGGTAACATCTCTGTTGTGGTCAGCCAAGTGACCAGACGACAGGTCCTCCAGGTAAGTTCCCAGTCCCTCATACCATGGAGACAGAAGAGGTCTTGGGACAGGGACCGCTGCAGTGCAATAAGGATTCTAAAGGCCAACCTCAGGTCTGCCAAGTTCAAAGTTGACCAAGTTCCCACGTCACTGTTCCCCTTCCTGCTGGAGTACGACCTGGAGGACAGCCCTCCTGCCTCAGCACTGCGGAGTCAGGCACCAGTGAGGGGACACAAAGAGCAACATGGAAACACatcccagcaaaaccagcaaccATTGCTGTCTTTGATGCAAGCCACCACCAAGGCCACCAGTACAGCTGAGCATCCCAGGTAAGAAATTTGGTGTTGCATTTCTACCAGCTCTTTGCAGTCATTTGCCTCAGCTTTATTCAGACAAtcagttatatatatatatatatatatatatatatagtattcTTAGCTATTCTAGTTAAAGAGGAACTGCAGCAGAGTTGCTGTTTTCCTCACTATCCTATCACACATAAACACAGCCTACAAATGTCTCTCTCTCCTCACCAAAAGactgattatttttccttccagctgtttcctctttcaCAAGCATCAGAGGAATGGGttcagttttgtggtttgtttgtttgtgggctggttggtttgggtttttcagaCTAGAGAACTAACATGGCAATTTTAGTCCTCTAGACTAAATTGGGGTTTCTGGACAAATACATGAAAATTCATTCAAAAGTTTAAAACCCTCTAACCC is part of the Falco naumanni isolate bFalNau1 chromosome 13, bFalNau1.pat, whole genome shotgun sequence genome and harbors:
- the RUBCN gene encoding run domain Beclin-1-interacting and cysteine-rich domain-containing protein isoform X4 — protein: MEAGPREGRAESRKEHWKLLGNLKTTVEGLVSTSNPNVWSKYGGLERLCRDMHSILYHGLIHDKVCCRQKDYWQFVKDIRWLSPSSAHHLEKFISLQESGQPDPEGPGDQAIAQLWLQHSLQCHCLSAQLRPLLGNRQYIRKFYADTAFLLSDAHVTAMLQCLEAVEQNNPRLLAQIDTSMLAGTSLPSLCMSGPSAGTREMCDHDAEGHESHLPGALGCLDRFSESLLTRKSDCPPPVTKSQSLTALPAPPYVPAAGCTQQCCFGSFSSLHHPASSGLPDRRPVSSSVSSSISQPQERCPSTRSSSFSEGRSPLEQPGSVTPFHIPSPKDPFSPASEMSSSTTSQSEDTWTGSQDDPQSDVNDGPEYLAIGNLGRRGRACSNTSTNSTKSSSSKLFSSSSSQKLDSVSSLGEQGASGGGSRGLSLFRRSSFSEGQSSAPQGILKKSHVRSHSDTNVASAKLHGGLRDITIIIEDPVAESHDDPGGGRGPVSASTQSSELSTRSSLYIEYDSGQYLSSGEGMFRRPSEGQSLISYLSEQDFGSCADLEKENAHFSISESLIAAIELMKCNMMSRQLEEEEEDSDKEIQELKQKIRIRRQQIRTRHLFPTCQEMGSDSLMATDSGSQFSSHGSMRLSDSGSTEDVEEYEIRDGNDGSNLIQMSKNGLSVSMASLFSDADIKRNPDSSRKSFLSSESISHSSLNSNSAEAVAMGLLKQFEGMQLPAASELEWLVPEHDAPQKLLPIPDSLPISPDDGEHADIYKLRIRVRGNLEWAPPRPQIIFNVHPAPTRKVAVAKQNYRCAGCGIRTDPDYIKRLRYCEYLGKYFCQCCHENAQTVIPSRILRKWDFSKYYVSNFSKDLLSKIWSDPLFNVQDINPALYRKVKSLNQVWLLRIQLFHMKNMFKTCRLAKDLLDAFDAVPGHLTEDLHLYSLSDLSATKKGDLVPRLTELLKAGSLHVEKCMLCQAKGFICEFCQNEGDIIFPFELNKCKTCEECKACYHKSCFKSTRCPRCERLQARRELLAKQSMESYISDYEDELEQPEMVAAT